A genomic segment from Janibacter sp. DB-40 encodes:
- a CDS encoding CGNR zinc finger domain-containing protein: MTFAHDTEVALRTAAALVNTAAGDDEDSLTTTDGLRDFYTEWGWTGRVTGDAQELDQVRALRPRLRAAWGAGSDEELAELVNTLLREGRALPQVVTHGDYGWHIHATPSDAPLAVRMQVEAAMALVDVVRADERSRLRTCAAEDCQNVLVDLSRNRSRRYCEGGCGNRLAAAAYRSRREG, from the coding sequence ACGGAGGTCGCGCTGCGGACCGCCGCGGCGCTGGTGAACACCGCCGCCGGCGACGACGAGGACTCGCTGACCACGACGGACGGGTTGCGGGACTTCTACACGGAGTGGGGCTGGACCGGGCGGGTCACTGGGGATGCGCAGGAGCTGGACCAGGTGCGGGCGCTGCGGCCGCGGCTGCGCGCGGCGTGGGGCGCTGGGTCCGACGAGGAGCTTGCCGAGCTCGTGAACACGCTCCTGCGCGAGGGCCGGGCACTCCCCCAGGTCGTCACCCACGGTGACTACGGCTGGCACATCCACGCCACGCCGTCGGACGCACCGCTCGCCGTGCGGATGCAGGTCGAGGCGGCGATGGCCCTCGTCGACGTCGTCCGCGCCGACGAGCGCTCCCGGCTGCGCACCTGCGCCGCCGAGGACTGCCAGAACGTCCTGGTCGACCTCTCCCGCAACCGCTCGCGCCGTTACTGCGAGGGCGGCTGCGGCAACCGGCTCGCCGCCGCGGCCTACCGCTCCCGGCGTGAGGGCTGA